One region of Halomicrobium sp. LC1Hm genomic DNA includes:
- a CDS encoding carbohydrate ABC transporter permease, whose product MSDETRTDGGAVSATGSDQPAGLLAEIDAYRVALYLGLLAILAFFLIPIESGLVTSFKTSSGVSGTLPFAPPTPEVFTLAKWQAAFDALARGLINSALYAVPATVISALLGSFAAYGITQSNWKPKYKAPILALFVAGIFIPYQAVLVPLSQFWSMIPLQEALGFVWALGISSDYTGVVELIVTHVAYGLPICTVLFRSYYKNMSEEMIEAARLDGASIRRVYRRIVLPLSGPMFAVVLIYQFTQIWNDLLFTLVLVQTESSTAAPIVLILAGLGQSLEGQDFALRMAGAFIAALPTLAVYIMFGEEFAEGVAT is encoded by the coding sequence ATGAGCGACGAGACACGGACGGACGGTGGCGCTGTATCGGCGACGGGATCGGACCAGCCAGCGGGACTGCTCGCGGAGATCGACGCCTACCGCGTCGCGCTGTACCTCGGGCTGCTCGCGATCCTGGCGTTCTTCCTGATCCCGATCGAGTCGGGACTGGTCACCTCGTTCAAGACCAGCTCCGGCGTCAGCGGGACGCTCCCGTTCGCACCGCCGACGCCGGAGGTGTTCACGCTCGCGAAGTGGCAGGCCGCGTTCGACGCGCTCGCGCGCGGACTGATCAACAGCGCGCTGTACGCGGTGCCGGCGACGGTCATCTCCGCGCTGCTGGGAAGCTTCGCGGCCTACGGCATCACGCAGTCGAACTGGAAGCCCAAGTACAAGGCACCGATCCTCGCGCTGTTCGTCGCGGGGATCTTCATCCCCTACCAGGCCGTGCTCGTGCCGCTCTCGCAGTTCTGGTCGATGATACCACTGCAGGAGGCACTCGGCTTCGTGTGGGCACTCGGGATCAGCTCGGACTACACCGGTGTCGTCGAGCTCATCGTCACACACGTCGCCTACGGGCTCCCGATCTGTACGGTGCTGTTCCGATCGTACTACAAGAACATGAGCGAGGAGATGATCGAAGCGGCACGGCTCGACGGCGCGTCGATCCGGCGCGTCTATCGCCGGATCGTCCTCCCGCTGTCGGGGCCGATGTTCGCCGTCGTTCTGATCTATCAGTTCACCCAGATCTGGAACGACCTGCTGTTCACGCTCGTGTTGGTCCAGACGGAATCCAGTACGGCCGCACCGATCGTGCTGATCCTCGCGGGCCTGGGACAGTCACTCGAAGGACAGGACTTCGCGCTTCGGATGGCGGGTGCGTTCATCGCCGCCCTGCCGACGCTCGCGGTGTACATCATGTTCGGCGAGGAGTTCGCCGAAGGGGTGGCGACATGA
- a CDS encoding carbohydrate ABC transporter permease: MALHNDDTEESGDAVTDGGVVEEQQQTGFRPIARLNERFGSDFVESSQFWLPPFLLVGLFVYGAIIWNVMISLTDFQGFGTPDYSDLDLEMYARALGDSGFVDAAVNTFVLLIAFTLVTLAIGLGLAILIDRNIRFENTFRTIYLLPMSLSFVVTAQFWAWMYNFNNGVINIVLTSIGLDRVDWIGSPDIVLWAVVFALMWQFAGYAMVVYLAGLRAIPDEHYEAAKVDGASTLRMYWRVIIPQLKGSTISASVVLMVFALKAFDFLYSLVGGYRPPNGADILATKMVREAYANLNWAYSSAIAIMLFLMALSIVGPYLYYQYKEGHL, translated from the coding sequence ATGGCATTGCATAACGACGACACCGAGGAGAGTGGCGACGCAGTCACCGACGGCGGGGTCGTCGAAGAGCAACAGCAGACCGGATTCAGGCCGATCGCCAGGCTGAACGAGCGGTTCGGCAGCGACTTCGTCGAGTCCTCGCAGTTCTGGCTCCCACCGTTCCTGCTGGTGGGGCTGTTCGTCTACGGCGCGATCATCTGGAACGTCATGATCTCGCTGACGGACTTCCAGGGGTTCGGAACGCCGGACTACAGCGATCTGGACCTGGAGATGTACGCCCGAGCGCTGGGCGACAGCGGCTTCGTCGACGCCGCGGTCAACACGTTCGTGCTCCTGATCGCGTTCACGCTCGTGACACTGGCGATCGGGCTGGGGCTCGCGATCCTGATCGACCGGAACATCCGATTCGAGAACACCTTCCGGACGATCTACCTGCTCCCGATGAGCCTCTCGTTCGTGGTGACCGCCCAGTTCTGGGCGTGGATGTACAACTTCAACAACGGCGTCATCAACATCGTGCTCACGTCGATCGGCCTCGACCGAGTCGACTGGATCGGCAGCCCGGATATCGTTCTCTGGGCGGTCGTGTTCGCGCTGATGTGGCAGTTCGCGGGCTACGCGATGGTCGTCTACCTCGCCGGGTTGCGTGCGATTCCGGACGAGCACTACGAGGCGGCCAAGGTCGACGGCGCGTCGACGCTGCGGATGTACTGGCGCGTCATCATCCCACAGCTGAAGGGATCGACGATCAGCGCCTCGGTCGTCCTGATGGTGTTCGCGCTGAAGGCCTTCGACTTCCTGTATTCGCTGGTCGGCGGTTACCGACCACCGAACGGGGCCGACATCCTCGCGACCAAGATGGTCCGTGAGGCGTACGCGAACCTCAACTGGGCGTACTCGTCGGCGATCGCGATCATGCTGTTCCTGATGGCACTGAGCATCGTCGGCCCGTACCTCTACTACCAGTACAAGGAGGGACACCTATGA
- a CDS encoding ABC transporter substrate-binding protein encodes MTDDSDRLSRRRFVEATGAATLIGLAGCSGDGGGDGSDGGDGGSENTDGSDGGDGGDSSGEPLEVLHGWTGGDGAAAAEALVEAFEEEYPDMEHEFNPIGGGGNQNLDAVVANRLQNNNPPSSFANWPGKNLQRYEGVLGEADSVWEAEGFEDVMVEEAVELHQYNGAFRAVPLGSHRLNCLFYNTSVVEEAGVDPDSLTSVSALIDALETVSTETDAVPMTHGMSGTWTTTQLWASTMLGKEGYDPYMNFIEGSPDEAAVQSAFESVAEILENYINDDASSIGLTESNQNIIEGNAAFIHQGNWAAGAFRNAEDFEYDEDWGFKTFPGSEGMYMLHFDSFLYPSNNPTPEKTDKFMAFAGSEAAQVAFNQYKGSIPTRTDVDMSAFGPYLQETQEDFANAEERPPNLQHGLGVDSETMSTLNDVISSEFSGPYNVEAATSGFIDAVSN; translated from the coding sequence ATGACTGACGATAGTGACCGACTTTCGCGGCGGCGGTTCGTTGAAGCGACAGGAGCGGCAACACTGATCGGCCTCGCTGGCTGTAGCGGGGACGGCGGTGGCGACGGCAGTGACGGCGGCGACGGCGGCAGTGAGAACACCGACGGCAGTGACGGCGGCGACGGCGGCGACAGCAGCGGAGAGCCACTCGAAGTGCTTCACGGCTGGACCGGTGGCGACGGTGCAGCGGCGGCCGAGGCACTCGTCGAGGCGTTCGAAGAGGAGTACCCCGACATGGAACACGAGTTCAACCCCATCGGTGGGGGCGGGAACCAGAACCTCGACGCAGTCGTCGCCAACCGGCTGCAGAACAACAACCCGCCGAGTTCCTTCGCCAACTGGCCCGGCAAGAACCTCCAGCGCTACGAGGGCGTGCTGGGCGAGGCCGACAGCGTGTGGGAAGCAGAGGGCTTCGAGGACGTGATGGTCGAGGAAGCAGTCGAACTCCACCAGTACAACGGTGCGTTCCGAGCCGTGCCACTGGGTTCCCACCGACTGAACTGCCTGTTCTACAACACCTCGGTCGTCGAGGAGGCGGGCGTCGATCCCGATTCGCTGACAAGCGTCTCGGCCCTGATCGACGCACTGGAGACAGTCTCGACCGAGACCGACGCGGTGCCGATGACCCACGGTATGAGTGGGACCTGGACGACGACCCAGCTGTGGGCGTCGACCATGCTCGGCAAGGAAGGATACGACCCGTACATGAACTTCATCGAGGGCAGTCCCGACGAGGCCGCCGTTCAGTCGGCCTTCGAGTCGGTCGCCGAGATCCTCGAGAACTACATCAACGACGACGCGTCCTCGATCGGTCTGACGGAGTCCAACCAGAACATCATCGAGGGCAACGCCGCCTTCATCCACCAGGGTAACTGGGCGGCCGGTGCCTTCCGCAACGCCGAGGACTTCGAGTACGACGAGGACTGGGGCTTCAAGACGTTCCCCGGCTCCGAGGGGATGTACATGCTCCACTTCGACTCGTTCCTCTACCCGTCGAACAACCCGACCCCGGAGAAGACGGACAAGTTCATGGCCTTCGCCGGGAGCGAGGCCGCACAGGTCGCGTTCAACCAGTACAAGGGATCGATCCCGACCCGGACGGACGTGGACATGAGCGCGTTCGGTCCGTACCTCCAGGAGACCCAGGAGGACTTCGCCAACGCCGAGGAGCGGCCCCCGAACCTCCAGCACGGTCTGGGCGTCGACTCCGAGACGATGTCGACGCTGAACGACGTGATCTCCAGCGAGTTCTCGGGACCGTACAACGTCGAGGCGGCGACCAGCGGCTTCATCGACGCGGTTTCCAACTGA
- a CDS encoding DUF4013 domain-containing protein, producing MRPSTTAATYPIAGDARERPLLAVWLSLALSFVVPVVPLLPVVGYVVRALTASERGDALPPFLADGRTLLRQSVGGSILCVVFLGLPLAALLVTVYGVVTLDASAGDLPTGRILAGSTATLFIGLLGLYLLPIALTVYGQTGSLRQAFSIASFRSIGGHGAYFFGWTLGFVALTVTLGIGGSLLTFSRVGPLLGTFVFAYGFLVATYLWGRAIARARRR from the coding sequence ATGCGCCCCTCGACGACCGCCGCAACGTACCCCATCGCCGGCGACGCGCGTGAGCGGCCGCTGCTCGCCGTGTGGCTGTCGCTCGCTCTCTCGTTCGTCGTCCCAGTCGTCCCACTGCTCCCGGTCGTCGGCTACGTCGTCCGTGCCCTGACGGCCAGCGAACGCGGTGACGCTCTTCCCCCGTTTCTCGCGGACGGTCGAACGCTCCTCCGACAGTCCGTCGGCGGGTCGATCCTCTGTGTGGTCTTCCTCGGGCTACCCCTCGCTGCCCTGCTCGTGACGGTGTACGGCGTCGTCACGCTGGACGCCAGCGCGGGCGACCTTCCGACTGGTCGCATCCTCGCCGGTTCGACGGCGACGCTGTTTATCGGCCTGCTGGGGCTCTACTTGCTCCCGATCGCGCTGACGGTGTACGGCCAGACGGGGTCGCTCCGGCAGGCGTTCTCCATCGCCTCGTTTCGGTCGATCGGTGGCCACGGCGCGTACTTCTTCGGCTGGACGCTCGGGTTCGTCGCGCTCACTGTCACGCTCGGCATCGGGGGCTCGCTCCTCACGTTCTCCCGTGTCGGGCCGCTCCTCGGGACGTTCGTCTTCGCATACGGATTCCTCGTCGCCACGTACCTGTGGGGGCGTGCGATCGCCCGCGCACGCCGACGCTGA
- a CDS encoding putative RNA uridine N3 methyltransferase — MTTSVLVPSSLVREAEDRREATRKLGYVARAAVVFRADRLTVFPDPAGAGKWEDGFVETVLRYAATPPYLRKEVWGKRDELEYVGVLPPLRVRSQTGSGSEGSGSLRQGIVTEVGADGRVRVNCGLQHPISLPVPSAMEVPGEGERVTVRVSSRRPVRAKLVDEPLTGYLVDTADVDTALERSDAGFAIAASRHGEELGVDRLGQLVERRTDAGHMTVAFGAPERGLPAIFGLDPDDAVPDGTGDDDAGFDLWLNTVPNQGSEVVRTEEAMFATLASLTLTE; from the coding sequence ATGACGACTAGCGTACTCGTGCCGTCTTCCCTCGTCCGGGAAGCCGAGGACAGACGCGAGGCGACTCGCAAGCTGGGATACGTGGCCCGCGCGGCCGTCGTGTTCCGGGCCGATCGGCTGACGGTCTTCCCCGATCCAGCGGGAGCGGGGAAGTGGGAAGACGGGTTCGTCGAAACCGTCTTGCGGTACGCCGCGACGCCGCCGTACCTCCGAAAGGAGGTCTGGGGCAAGCGGGACGAACTGGAGTACGTCGGCGTCTTGCCGCCGCTCCGCGTCCGCTCACAGACCGGCTCCGGATCCGAGGGTTCGGGGTCGTTAAGACAGGGAATCGTGACCGAGGTCGGAGCTGATGGGCGCGTTCGGGTCAATTGCGGACTGCAACACCCGATCTCTCTCCCGGTACCTTCCGCGATGGAAGTGCCCGGCGAGGGGGAGCGCGTCACCGTCAGGGTCTCTTCGCGACGGCCAGTCCGCGCAAAGCTCGTCGACGAGCCCCTCACCGGGTACCTCGTCGACACCGCGGACGTGGATACGGCACTCGAACGGTCCGACGCCGGGTTCGCCATCGCCGCATCGCGGCATGGTGAGGAACTCGGCGTCGACCGGCTCGGCCAACTGGTCGAGCGCCGGACCGACGCGGGCCACATGACAGTGGCCTTCGGCGCTCCGGAGCGCGGGTTGCCAGCGATATTCGGATTGGACCCGGACGACGCCGTCCCAGACGGCACAGGTGACGACGACGCCGGGTTCGACCTTTGGCTGAATACGGTTCCAAACCAGGGAAGCGAGGTCGTGCGAACCGAAGAAGCGATGTTCGCCACCCTCGCTTCGCTGACCCTCACGGAGTAG
- a CDS encoding 50S ribosomal protein L3 codes for MPQPSRPRKGSLGYGPRTRAANETPRFNSWPSDDGQAGLQGFAGYKAGMTHVTLVNDEPNSPREGMEETVPVTVVETPPVRAVAVRAYEDTPYGKRPLTEVWTDEFHSELDRALDLPEGHDADAAEEQVRDALDAGDIADVRVVTHTVPDELANVPKKKPDVMETRVGGGSLSDRFEHALELVDDGGEHAMNDVFRAGEYTDIAAVTKGKGTQGPVKRWGVQKRKGKHARQGWRRRIGNLGPWNPSRVRSTVPQQGQTGYHQRTELNKRLIDIGDGDDASVDGGFVNYGEVDGPYTLVKGSVPGPDQRLVRFRPAVRPNDQPRLDPEVRFVSTQSNQG; via the coding sequence ATGCCACAACCAAGCAGACCACGCAAAGGCTCGCTGGGCTACGGCCCGCGTACGCGAGCGGCGAACGAAACGCCGCGCTTCAACAGCTGGCCGTCCGACGACGGCCAGGCTGGTCTCCAGGGGTTCGCCGGCTACAAGGCGGGAATGACACACGTCACTCTCGTCAACGACGAACCCAATTCCCCACGCGAGGGGATGGAAGAGACCGTCCCGGTGACGGTCGTGGAGACGCCGCCAGTGCGCGCCGTGGCAGTCCGAGCCTACGAAGACACGCCGTACGGCAAGCGTCCGCTCACGGAAGTCTGGACCGACGAGTTCCACTCGGAGCTCGATCGCGCTCTGGACCTTCCCGAGGGCCACGACGCCGATGCCGCAGAGGAACAGGTACGCGACGCACTCGACGCCGGTGACATCGCGGACGTGCGCGTCGTCACGCACACGGTCCCCGACGAACTGGCCAACGTGCCCAAGAAAAAGCCCGACGTGATGGAGACGCGAGTCGGCGGTGGCTCGCTGAGCGACCGATTCGAGCACGCGCTCGAACTGGTCGACGACGGCGGCGAACACGCCATGAACGACGTGTTCCGCGCCGGTGAGTACACCGACATCGCGGCCGTCACCAAGGGGAAAGGCACTCAGGGCCCCGTCAAGCGATGGGGCGTCCAGAAGCGGAAGGGCAAGCACGCCCGTCAGGGCTGGCGACGACGGATCGGCAACCTCGGTCCGTGGAACCCCTCCCGGGTCCGCTCGACGGTGCCCCAGCAGGGTCAGACCGGCTACCACCAGCGAACCGAGCTCAACAAGCGCCTCATCGACATCGGCGACGGCGACGACGCCAGCGTCGACGGCGGCTTCGTCAACTACGGCGAAGTCGACGGGCCGTACACGCTCGTCAAGGGCTCGGTTCCCGGTCCGGACCAGCGCCTCGTGCGCTTCCGACCGGCAGTGCGTCCGAACGACCAGCCGCGCCTCGACCCAGAGGTGCGCTTCGTCTCGACGCAGTCGAATCAGGGATAA
- the rpl4p gene encoding 50S ribosomal protein L4, with protein MQATIYDLDGNAGDEVDLPAVFETTVRPDLIASAVRAQQANRKQDYGSDEYAGLRTPAESFGSGRGMAHVPREGGQARRVPQAVGGRPAHPPKAEKDRSLTINDKERKLATRSAIAATADSELVAERGHEFDDDLELPLVVDDSFEDLQKTQAVVDTLESLGVHADIERADDTKIKAGKGSARGRKYRRPSSILFVTSEEPSKAARNLAGADVTTAREVNAEDLAPGTAPGRLTIWTESALEEVAER; from the coding sequence ATGCAGGCAACAATCTACGACCTGGACGGTAACGCAGGCGACGAGGTCGATCTGCCGGCGGTCTTCGAGACCACGGTCCGACCCGATCTCATCGCCAGTGCAGTGCGTGCCCAACAGGCAAACCGGAAGCAGGACTACGGGTCCGACGAGTACGCGGGACTGCGAACGCCTGCCGAGTCGTTCGGCAGCGGTCGCGGGATGGCCCACGTTCCCCGAGAGGGTGGCCAGGCACGGCGCGTCCCCCAGGCAGTCGGGGGCCGACCGGCCCACCCGCCGAAGGCCGAGAAGGACCGATCGCTGACGATCAACGACAAGGAGCGCAAGCTCGCGACGCGCTCGGCCATCGCCGCGACGGCCGACAGCGAACTCGTCGCCGAGCGCGGTCACGAGTTCGACGACGATCTCGAACTCCCGCTCGTCGTCGACGATTCCTTCGAGGACCTCCAGAAGACCCAGGCCGTCGTCGACACGCTCGAATCCCTCGGCGTTCACGCCGACATCGAACGCGCCGACGACACGAAGATCAAGGCCGGCAAGGGCTCCGCCCGCGGGCGGAAGTACCGCCGACCGTCCTCGATTCTGTTCGTCACCAGCGAGGAGCCGTCGAAGGCGGCTCGCAACCTCGCCGGTGCCGACGTGACTACCGCGCGCGAGGTCAACGCAGAGGACCTCGCACCGGGGACGGCCCCCGGTCGGCTCACGATCTGGACAGAGAGCGCACTCGAGGAGGTGGCCGAGCGATGA
- a CDS encoding 50S ribosomal protein L23 — translation MTWDVIKYPHVTEKAMNDMDFQNKLQFAVDSAASKPEVADAVEQQYDVTVEAVTTQNTMDGEKKAVVRLSEDDDAQEVASRIGVF, via the coding sequence ATGACGTGGGACGTGATCAAGTATCCGCACGTGACCGAGAAGGCCATGAACGACATGGACTTCCAGAACAAGCTGCAGTTCGCCGTCGACTCCGCGGCCTCGAAGCCCGAAGTCGCCGACGCGGTCGAACAGCAGTACGACGTCACCGTCGAAGCGGTCACGACGCAGAACACGATGGACGGCGAAAAGAAGGCCGTCGTTCGCCTCTCCGAGGACGACGACGCCCAGGAAGTCGCCTCCAGGATCGGGGTGTTCTAA
- a CDS encoding 50S ribosomal protein L2 gives MGRRIQGQRRGRGTSTFRAPSHRYKADLQHRNVEDGDVVSGTVVDIEHDPARSAPVAAVEFEDGDRRLVLAPEGVGVGDRMQVGVSAAIEPGNTLPLAEIPEGVPVCNVEANQGDGGRFARASGVSAQLMTHDRNVAVVKLPSGAVKRLDPQCRATIGVVAGGGRTEKPMVKAGNKHHKMKARGTKWPNVRGVAMNAVDHPFGGGGRQHPGKPKSISRNAPPGRKVGDISSKRTGRGGNE, from the coding sequence ATGGGACGACGAATTCAGGGACAACGACGCGGTCGCGGGACGTCCACGTTCCGGGCTCCCTCGCACCGCTACAAGGCAGACCTGCAGCACCGTAACGTCGAAGACGGCGACGTCGTCTCCGGCACGGTCGTCGACATCGAGCACGATCCCGCCCGCTCGGCACCCGTCGCGGCCGTCGAGTTCGAGGACGGCGATCGCCGGCTCGTGCTCGCGCCCGAGGGCGTGGGCGTCGGCGATCGGATGCAGGTGGGTGTCTCCGCGGCGATCGAGCCCGGCAACACCCTCCCGCTGGCCGAGATCCCGGAAGGGGTCCCGGTGTGCAACGTCGAGGCCAACCAGGGCGACGGCGGTCGCTTCGCCCGGGCCTCCGGCGTCAGCGCACAGCTGATGACCCACGACCGCAACGTCGCGGTCGTGAAGCTCCCCTCGGGAGCGGTCAAGCGGCTCGACCCGCAGTGTCGTGCCACCATCGGCGTCGTCGCCGGTGGCGGTCGCACCGAGAAGCCGATGGTCAAAGCCGGCAACAAGCACCACAAGATGAAAGCGCGAGGGACCAAGTGGCCCAACGTCCGCGGTGTCGCGATGAACGCCGTCGACCACCCGTTCGGTGGCGGCGGCCGACAGCACCCCGGCAAGCCCAAGTCCATCTCGCGTAACGCCCCGCCGGGTCGGAAGGTCGGGGACATTTCCTCGAAGCGAACCGGTCGAGGTGGCAACGAATGA